The following are from one region of the Actinoplanes sp. L3-i22 genome:
- a CDS encoding SDR family oxidoreductase — MMPGGHDLLTGKVVVVTAAAGTGIGAAIAERCLAEGARVVLSDRHERRLAEAHERLTKTYAQMVWTLPCDVTDDGAVRTLVSGAAGRFGRLDVMINNAGLGGARAVSEMTDDEWAQVVDVTLTGTFRCTRAALRQMIAQGGGGTVINNASVLGWRAQAGQAHYAAAKAGVMAFTRCAALDVAAHGIRVNAVAPSLATHPFLSKVMSEPELAGLAAREAFGRAAQPWEVATVVAFLASDYASYLTGEVISVSSQHP; from the coding sequence ATGATGCCGGGCGGGCACGACCTGCTGACCGGCAAGGTCGTGGTGGTGACCGCGGCCGCCGGGACGGGGATCGGCGCCGCGATCGCCGAGCGCTGTCTCGCCGAGGGGGCCCGTGTGGTGCTCAGCGACCGTCACGAGCGGCGATTGGCCGAGGCGCACGAGCGCCTGACGAAGACGTACGCGCAGATGGTTTGGACCCTGCCTTGTGACGTGACCGACGACGGCGCCGTGCGGACGCTGGTGAGCGGCGCGGCCGGGAGGTTCGGGCGGCTGGACGTCATGATCAACAATGCCGGGCTGGGCGGTGCGAGAGCGGTCAGCGAGATGACCGACGACGAGTGGGCACAGGTCGTCGACGTCACCCTGACCGGCACTTTCCGCTGCACCCGGGCCGCGCTGCGGCAGATGATCGCGCAGGGCGGCGGGGGCACGGTGATCAACAACGCCTCCGTGCTCGGCTGGCGCGCGCAGGCGGGGCAGGCGCACTACGCGGCGGCGAAGGCGGGGGTGATGGCGTTCACCCGGTGCGCCGCGCTCGACGTGGCCGCGCACGGCATCCGGGTCAACGCGGTGGCGCCCAGCCTCGCCACGCACCCCTTCCTGAGCAAGGTGATGAGTGAGCCGGAGCTGGCCGGGCTCGCCGCGCGCGAGGCGTTCGGCCGCGCCGCGCAGCCGTGGGAGGTGGCGACCGTGGTGGCGTTCCTGGCCAGCGACTACGCGTCCTACCTCACCGGCGAGGTGATCTCGGTCAGCAGCCAGCACCCATGA
- a CDS encoding cellulase family glycosylhydrolase, which translates to MVHARWLLVLMLLGFAVAVPQPALAADNGFTDAYGRELTFRGFNVSGSTKLHESGLLPFRSTADAAASAAAMREQTGANAIRFLISWEGVQPAANTIDTAYLGRAAAQIKQFTDRGIHVLLDYHQDLYASYLFNTGSWYTGDGAPKWVIDKGSYPAESCGICVLWGQNMLTNNAVRKAAYDFWHNTYGVQDAYLTQAAAALTYLGDALPKGMMLGVDPFNEPFDGGLDGAAGTTWEQSYLLPFYQRFRATMDSAGWSALPLYAEPLVFWNTTFGEAGGLTTIPALGSRYVFNSHYYDGARITIDPTAAGDGTYSSAMNRIRDRAVSLGTTGFVSEFGNAMSNSRTPWMVRAMYQGLDSRLSGAAFWNSAATSGVVLSGTQWHWDVYSGRHSEPMNGNPGKVQTTGDAWNGEDHSVIAGGALRLDRRVLDRLYPSAVAGHTLAFAYEDLARDGFAGSGAQKSWLTVPARLTTIASLVASRQYGVLVWRDTAVTAPTELHLPGSFGPARTTVISDLGAVSGVPSTGAVAATTETGAATAQRLLLTASGATSGSVHVALIVNTSDAAAIPAATLTTARTELLNWASGISW; encoded by the coding sequence ATGGTGCACGCGCGATGGTTGCTTGTGCTGATGCTCCTGGGGTTCGCGGTCGCCGTGCCGCAGCCCGCGCTCGCCGCCGACAACGGGTTCACCGACGCGTACGGCCGCGAGCTCACCTTCCGTGGTTTCAACGTCTCCGGCAGCACCAAACTCCACGAGAGCGGCCTGCTGCCGTTCCGGAGCACCGCCGACGCGGCCGCCTCGGCCGCCGCGATGCGCGAGCAGACCGGCGCCAACGCGATCCGGTTCCTGATCAGCTGGGAAGGCGTCCAGCCGGCCGCGAACACGATCGACACCGCCTACCTCGGCCGGGCGGCCGCGCAGATCAAGCAGTTCACCGACCGCGGCATCCACGTGCTGCTCGACTACCACCAGGACCTCTACGCGTCCTACCTCTTCAACACCGGCAGCTGGTACACCGGCGACGGCGCGCCGAAGTGGGTGATCGACAAGGGGAGCTATCCGGCCGAGTCGTGCGGGATCTGCGTGCTCTGGGGTCAGAACATGCTGACCAACAACGCCGTCCGGAAAGCCGCGTACGACTTCTGGCACAACACCTACGGGGTGCAGGACGCCTACCTCACCCAGGCGGCCGCGGCGCTGACCTACCTCGGCGACGCGCTGCCCAAGGGCATGATGCTCGGCGTCGACCCGTTCAACGAGCCGTTCGACGGCGGCCTCGACGGCGCGGCCGGCACCACCTGGGAGCAGAGCTACCTGCTGCCCTTCTACCAGCGGTTCCGCGCCACGATGGACAGCGCGGGGTGGTCCGCGCTCCCGCTCTACGCCGAGCCGCTGGTCTTCTGGAACACCACGTTCGGCGAGGCCGGCGGCCTCACCACGATCCCGGCGCTGGGCAGCCGGTACGTCTTCAACAGCCACTACTACGACGGCGCTCGGATCACCATCGACCCGACCGCGGCCGGGGACGGCACCTACTCCTCGGCCATGAACCGCATCCGCGACCGCGCGGTCAGCCTCGGCACCACGGGCTTCGTGTCCGAGTTCGGCAATGCCATGAGCAACTCCCGTACGCCGTGGATGGTCCGTGCCATGTACCAGGGCCTGGACTCCCGGCTCTCCGGAGCGGCCTTCTGGAACAGCGCGGCGACCTCCGGCGTGGTCCTCTCCGGAACGCAGTGGCACTGGGACGTCTACAGCGGCCGCCACTCCGAGCCGATGAACGGCAACCCCGGCAAGGTCCAGACCACCGGGGACGCCTGGAACGGCGAGGATCACTCGGTGATCGCCGGCGGTGCCCTGCGCCTCGATCGCCGCGTCCTCGACCGCCTCTACCCCTCCGCGGTGGCCGGCCACACCCTGGCCTTCGCCTACGAGGACCTGGCCCGCGACGGCTTCGCCGGCTCCGGCGCCCAGAAGTCCTGGCTGACGGTTCCCGCCCGGCTCACCACCATCGCCTCCCTGGTCGCCTCCCGTCAGTACGGCGTCCTGGTCTGGCGGGACACCGCCGTCACCGCGCCGACCGAGCTGCACCTTCCCGGCTCGTTCGGCCCGGCCCGCACCACCGTGATCAGCGATCTCGGCGCCGTCTCCGGGGTTCCGTCCACCGGCGCCGTCGCCGCCACGACCGAGACCGGCGCCGCCACCGCCCAGCGTCTCCTGCTGACCGCTTCCGGCGCCACGTCCGGCAGCGTGCACGTCGCCCTGATCGTCAACACCTCCGATGCCGCCGCCATCCCGGCCGCGACACTCACCACCGCCCGCACCGAACTGCTGAACTGGGCTTCCGGTATCTCCTGGTGA
- a CDS encoding cytochrome P450 yields the protein MIDFTDPEIYVHGVPHEEFAEMRRTTPVRWIPQARGSAGFDDEGYWAVTRHADVMTVSRDSETFSSWENTAIARFQAGMPRERIDMQRYVMLNMDPPQHTQQRAIVARGFTPRAINSLRSSLATRAERIVREACAGDAGDFVTEVACELPLQAIAELLGVPQEDRRNVFDWSNSMIGYDDPEYNGAADPLEPAMELLGYAMKMAEDRQVCPRDDIVSTLVHAEIGGEHLSTDEFGFFVLMLAVAGNETTRNAISHGMLALLEHPDQWAAFQATRPRTAVDEIVRWATPVNVFQRTATRDTELGGQRIAKGDRVALFYGSANFDEEVFDHPERFDITRSPNPHLGFGGSGAHFCLGANLARLEIDLLFNAIADQMPGITLAGPPERLRSGWLNSLKHLPVRYR from the coding sequence GTGATCGACTTCACCGACCCGGAGATCTACGTCCACGGCGTCCCGCACGAGGAGTTCGCCGAGATGCGCCGCACCACCCCGGTGCGATGGATTCCGCAGGCGCGCGGCAGCGCCGGCTTCGACGACGAGGGCTACTGGGCGGTGACCCGGCACGCCGACGTGATGACCGTGTCCCGCGACAGCGAGACGTTCTCCAGCTGGGAGAACACCGCCATCGCCCGGTTCCAGGCGGGCATGCCCCGCGAGCGGATCGACATGCAGCGCTACGTGATGCTCAACATGGACCCGCCGCAGCACACTCAGCAGCGCGCGATCGTCGCCCGCGGCTTCACCCCGCGGGCGATCAACAGCCTGCGGTCGTCACTGGCCACCCGCGCCGAGCGGATCGTCCGGGAGGCGTGCGCGGGTGACGCCGGCGACTTCGTCACCGAGGTCGCCTGCGAGCTGCCCCTGCAGGCGATCGCCGAGTTGCTCGGCGTGCCGCAGGAGGACCGGCGCAACGTCTTCGACTGGTCGAACTCGATGATCGGCTACGACGACCCGGAGTACAACGGCGCCGCCGACCCGCTGGAGCCGGCCATGGAGCTGCTCGGCTACGCCATGAAGATGGCCGAGGACCGTCAGGTGTGCCCACGTGACGACATCGTGTCCACGCTGGTGCACGCCGAGATCGGCGGGGAGCACCTGTCCACCGACGAATTCGGCTTCTTCGTGCTGATGCTGGCTGTGGCCGGCAACGAGACCACTCGCAACGCGATCTCGCACGGCATGCTGGCACTGCTCGAACACCCCGATCAGTGGGCGGCGTTCCAGGCGACCCGGCCGCGCACGGCGGTCGACGAGATCGTCCGCTGGGCCACCCCGGTGAACGTCTTCCAGCGCACCGCGACCAGGGACACCGAGCTCGGCGGCCAGCGGATCGCCAAGGGTGACCGGGTCGCGCTCTTCTACGGCTCGGCGAACTTCGACGAGGAGGTCTTCGACCACCCGGAACGGTTCGACATCACCCGCAGCCCCAACCCGCACCTGGGCTTCGGCGGCAGCGGCGCGCACTTCTGCCTCGGCGCGAACCTGGCCCGGCTGGAGATCGACCTGCTCTTCAACGCGATCGCCGACCAGATGCCGGGGATCACCCTGGCCGGCCCGCCCGAGCGCCTGCGATCCGGTTGGCTGAACAGCCTCAAACACCTGCCGGTACGTTATCGATGA
- a CDS encoding thiolase domain-containing protein: protein MMRAAVLGTGQTHHRTRRTDVSMAGLCREAIDRALADSGVDWPQIDAVVVGKAPDLFEGVMMPELFLAEALGAAGRPLLRVHTAGSVGGATANVATTLVKAGVHRRVLAVAFEKQSESNAMWALSIQPPFTAPIGAGAGGYFAPHIRAYIRRSHAPGHIGALVAVKDRRNGALNPYAHLRQPDITLESVQASAMLWDPIRYDETCPSSDGACAMVIGDQAAAEASERPVAWIRATAMRTEPTFFAGKDHVNPRAGAEAAQALWAAAGITDPLDEIDVAEIYVPFSWFEPMWLENLGFADAGHGWKLVESGETRIGGRLPVNPSGGVLCSNPIGASGMLRFAEAAMQVMGRAGEHQVAGARTALGHAYGGGSQFFSMWVVSST, encoded by the coding sequence GCGATCGACCGGGCCCTCGCCGACTCCGGCGTCGACTGGCCGCAGATCGACGCGGTGGTCGTCGGCAAGGCGCCCGACCTGTTCGAAGGCGTGATGATGCCCGAACTGTTCCTGGCCGAGGCGCTCGGCGCCGCCGGACGGCCGCTGCTGCGGGTGCACACCGCCGGCTCGGTCGGCGGCGCGACCGCGAACGTGGCGACCACCCTGGTCAAGGCCGGAGTGCACCGCCGCGTGCTGGCCGTCGCGTTCGAGAAGCAGTCCGAGTCGAACGCGATGTGGGCGCTGTCGATCCAGCCGCCGTTCACCGCTCCGATCGGCGCCGGGGCGGGCGGCTACTTCGCGCCGCACATCCGCGCCTACATCCGGCGGTCACACGCGCCGGGGCACATCGGCGCCCTGGTCGCGGTCAAGGATCGGCGCAACGGGGCGCTCAACCCGTACGCCCACCTGCGGCAACCGGACATCACGCTGGAATCGGTGCAGGCCTCGGCGATGTTGTGGGACCCGATCCGGTACGACGAGACCTGCCCCTCCTCCGACGGGGCGTGCGCCATGGTGATCGGCGACCAGGCCGCGGCCGAAGCCAGCGAACGGCCGGTGGCGTGGATCCGGGCGACCGCGATGCGCACCGAGCCGACGTTCTTCGCCGGCAAGGACCACGTCAACCCGCGGGCCGGCGCCGAAGCGGCCCAGGCGCTCTGGGCGGCGGCCGGCATCACCGACCCGCTCGACGAGATCGACGTCGCCGAGATCTACGTGCCGTTCTCCTGGTTCGAGCCGATGTGGCTGGAGAACCTCGGCTTCGCCGACGCCGGGCACGGCTGGAAACTCGTCGAATCGGGCGAGACCCGGATCGGCGGACGGCTGCCGGTCAACCCGTCCGGCGGGGTGCTCTGCTCCAATCCGATCGGCGCCTCCGGCATGCTGCGCTTCGCCGAGGCGGCCATGCAGGTGATGGGCCGCGCCGGCGAGCACCAGGTGGCCGGGGCCCGGACGGCGCTCGGCCACGCCTACGGCGGAGGCTCCCAGTTCTTCTCGATGTGGGTGGTCAGCAGTACCTGA
- a CDS encoding steroid 3-ketoacyl-CoA thiolase, whose protein sequence is MGVPVIVEAVRTPIGRRGGLLSGVHPAELLGAAQRALIDRAGLEAARVEQTIGGCVTQGGEQSGNVTRTAWLHAGLPHTTGCATIDAQCGSAQHAAHLIAGLIAADAIETGMACGVESMSRVPLRANLGDAGVPRPDSWDLDLPNQYVAAERIADRRGLTREDLDRFGVRSQANAARAWREGRFDREVVPVVGVDRDQGLRDTTMPGLAGLRPVLPGGRHTAGTSSQISDGAAAVLIMDAEPARRLGLRPRARIRAQCLIGAEPHYHLDGPIAATDRVLARTGMKIEDIDVVEVNEAFASVVLSWMSVHQADPERVNVNGGAIALGHPVGSTGARLITTALHELERSGGTTALVTMCAGGAMSTATILERMS, encoded by the coding sequence GTGGGTGTCCCGGTGATCGTCGAAGCGGTGCGCACCCCGATCGGCCGCCGCGGTGGCCTGCTCTCCGGCGTGCACCCGGCTGAGCTGCTCGGCGCCGCACAGCGAGCGCTGATCGACCGTGCCGGGCTCGAGGCAGCGCGCGTCGAGCAGACCATCGGCGGCTGCGTCACGCAGGGCGGCGAGCAGTCCGGCAACGTCACCCGGACCGCCTGGCTGCACGCCGGCCTGCCGCACACCACCGGCTGCGCGACCATCGACGCCCAGTGCGGCTCGGCACAGCACGCCGCCCACCTGATCGCCGGGCTGATCGCGGCCGACGCCATCGAGACCGGCATGGCCTGCGGGGTGGAGTCGATGAGCCGGGTCCCGCTGCGGGCCAACCTCGGCGACGCCGGCGTGCCCCGGCCCGACTCGTGGGACCTCGACCTGCCCAACCAGTACGTCGCGGCCGAGCGGATCGCCGACCGGCGCGGCCTGACCCGCGAGGATCTGGACCGGTTCGGGGTTCGCTCGCAGGCCAACGCGGCCCGCGCGTGGCGGGAGGGGCGTTTCGACCGCGAAGTCGTGCCGGTCGTGGGCGTCGACCGCGACCAGGGGCTGCGGGACACCACCATGCCGGGGCTGGCCGGGCTGCGGCCGGTGCTGCCCGGCGGGCGGCACACCGCCGGGACCTCCTCGCAGATCTCCGACGGCGCGGCGGCGGTGCTGATCATGGATGCCGAGCCGGCACGGAGGCTGGGGTTGCGGCCGCGGGCCCGGATCCGGGCGCAGTGCCTCATCGGGGCGGAGCCGCACTACCACCTGGACGGGCCGATCGCGGCCACCGATCGGGTGCTGGCCCGCACCGGGATGAAGATCGAGGACATCGACGTGGTGGAGGTGAACGAGGCGTTCGCCAGCGTGGTGCTGTCCTGGATGAGCGTGCATCAGGCCGATCCGGAGCGGGTCAACGTCAACGGTGGCGCGATCGCGCTCGGTCATCCGGTGGGCAGCACCGGCGCCCGGCTGATCACCACGGCGTTGCACGAGCTGGAGCGGTCGGGTGGGACGACGGCACTGGTCACGATGTGTGCCGGCGGCGCGATGTCCACCGCGACCATCCTCGAGCGGATGTCATGA